One window of Nostoc sp. C052 genomic DNA carries:
- a CDS encoding cytochrome c oxidase subunit II: MKIQKILNILTLLTGAIAVTSMSLWIGKQSYSWLPPQAAAESLLIDDLISFLVTLGAFIFLGVTSTLMYSVIFHRAVKDDFTDGPPIEGNVTLEVVWTAIPILLVFWIASYSYQVYEQMGIQGPSEIVHLHNPLAMESAYAAPAKALAEPIEKIDVLAKQWAWVFHYPERDITSTELHLPSDRRIRLALKSQDVLHGFYIPAFRLKQDIIPNHAIDFEFTPIRPGKYRLTDSQYSGTYFATMQANVVVESPEDYQQWLAQAATQKPSPAKNQAAAEYAQTSHQSVQTGWVTVPPAAPPLVNSPG, encoded by the coding sequence ATGAAAATCCAGAAGATTTTAAATATTTTGACGCTGCTTACAGGCGCGATCGCAGTGACTTCTATGAGTCTCTGGATCGGCAAGCAGTCTTACTCTTGGCTTCCTCCCCAAGCAGCAGCCGAATCCCTACTCATTGATGATTTGATTAGCTTCTTAGTAACCCTCGGTGCCTTCATCTTCTTGGGAGTAACAAGTACTCTGATGTATTCTGTGATCTTCCATCGCGCAGTCAAAGATGACTTCACTGACGGCCCTCCGATTGAAGGTAATGTCACCTTAGAAGTTGTCTGGACAGCAATCCCAATTCTCTTGGTATTTTGGATTGCAAGCTACAGCTACCAAGTTTACGAACAAATGGGAATTCAAGGCCCATCGGAAATAGTTCACCTGCATAATCCGCTGGCAATGGAATCAGCTTATGCCGCACCAGCTAAAGCCTTAGCAGAACCGATTGAAAAAATCGATGTACTAGCTAAACAGTGGGCGTGGGTTTTTCATTACCCAGAAAGAGATATTACCAGTACTGAATTGCATTTACCAAGCGATCGCCGGATACGTTTAGCGCTGAAATCACAAGACGTTCTCCACGGCTTCTATATTCCTGCATTTCGCCTCAAGCAGGATATTATTCCTAACCATGCGATCGACTTTGAATTTACTCCCATCCGTCCCGGCAAATACCGATTGACCGATTCTCAATATAGCGGTACATACTTTGCCACGATGCAAGCGAATGTAGTCGTCGAATCTCCTGAAGATTATCAGCAGTGGCTAGCCCAAGCTGCAACTCAAAAGCCCTCCCCAGCAAAGAATCAAGCGGCTGCTGAGTATGCCCAAACATCCCATCAATCAGTCCAAACTGGTTGGGTTACAGTTCCACCTGCTGCACCTCCTCTAGTCAATTCACCTGGTTGA
- a CDS encoding helix-turn-helix transcriptional regulator, whose protein sequence is MTLLNEAQLEQLKEITTHLRQARQEKSIRIEEIASQTMIRAGILQALEEERFEELPEPIFLQGFIRRYGDALGLDGNALSYSLITNVVREDSKNAHKNSDNKGNTYIPLVLTYILLLVGASAGLLHILNPQLTAESPTPENNDQQSIVSNQTNK, encoded by the coding sequence GTGACGCTCTTAAACGAAGCTCAATTAGAGCAATTAAAGGAAATAACCACACATCTGCGACAAGCAAGACAAGAAAAATCCATCCGCATAGAAGAAATCGCCTCTCAAACAATGATTCGAGCAGGTATTTTGCAAGCTTTAGAAGAAGAAAGATTTGAAGAATTACCTGAGCCGATTTTTCTTCAAGGATTCATCCGTCGTTATGGAGATGCTTTAGGGCTTGATGGAAATGCTTTATCATACAGCCTGATAACCAATGTTGTCCGTGAAGATTCCAAAAATGCTCATAAGAATTCAGACAACAAAGGAAATACATACATACCTCTTGTTCTGACCTATATTTTATTACTGGTCGGTGCATCAGCTGGTCTTCTTCATATACTTAATCCACAGCTTACAGCTGAATCCCCGACTCCAGAAAACAACGATCAACAGTCAATAGTCAGTAATCAGACTAACAAATGA
- a CDS encoding alpha/beta hydrolase, with the protein MKINSLQFIIQVFSQRLLWAGIIAAFAYCVICLVLFIGQPRFIFFPSAVIEKTPEFFNLAYKEVWLAVPGKTGQVEHIHGWWIKAKQPNAKVLLYLHGNGINIGANITHANRFHQLGFSVLLIDYRGYGRSEGSFPNEKQVYEDAATAWNYLVQQQEILPSQIFIYGHSLGGAIALDLAVKHPQAAGLIVESSFTSIRDLITYRNMFWMFPVDLILTQRFESIKKLPNLKMPVLFIHGAADSTVPSFMSEKLYATAPEPKQLLLVPGADHNNTAVVAGSQYLQLVESFVQQVQTPRYLNSFD; encoded by the coding sequence ATGAAAATTAACAGTCTGCAATTTATAATACAAGTATTTTCCCAGAGGCTACTCTGGGCTGGGATAATTGCAGCGTTCGCCTACTGTGTTATCTGTCTAGTTCTTTTTATTGGGCAACCTCGGTTTATTTTCTTTCCCTCTGCTGTTATTGAAAAGACACCAGAGTTTTTTAATCTTGCTTACAAAGAGGTTTGGTTGGCTGTACCTGGTAAAACAGGCCAGGTAGAACACATCCACGGTTGGTGGATAAAAGCCAAGCAACCCAATGCCAAGGTGTTGCTATACTTACACGGAAATGGTATCAATATTGGCGCAAATATAACTCATGCTAACAGGTTTCATCAGCTAGGGTTTTCGGTATTACTGATTGATTATCGGGGTTATGGTCGCAGTGAAGGCAGCTTTCCTAATGAAAAGCAGGTTTATGAAGATGCAGCTACAGCTTGGAATTACTTGGTACAGCAACAAGAGATTCTACCCAGCCAAATTTTTATTTATGGACATTCTCTAGGGGGTGCAATAGCCCTCGATTTGGCAGTCAAACACCCACAAGCTGCTGGTTTAATCGTAGAAAGCTCTTTTACATCCATCCGCGATTTAATCACTTATCGAAATATGTTTTGGATGTTTCCGGTGGATTTAATCTTGACACAGCGGTTTGAATCCATTAAAAAATTGCCAAATTTAAAAATGCCAGTTTTATTCATTCATGGCGCTGCTGATTCGACTGTACCCTCTTTTATGAGCGAAAAACTTTATGCTACTGCACCCGAACCAAAGCAACTATTGTTGGTTCCAGGAGCAGATCACAACAATACCGCAGTAGTTGCTGGTTCACAATATTTGCAGTTGGTAGAGTCTTTTGTCCAACAAGTACAGACTCCTCGCTATTTGAACAGCTTCGACTAG
- a CDS encoding glycerate kinase, translating to MNLWLGEILTTDAVAETWQQQARVAALADRLRAKAFGIAPENVDEAIKERSHLLKSVLPAFKQFCQTTLQKEPQEMLPVLWDLWLPLGIKLALHRQQLGRPLIQGILGGQGTGKTTTCKILSLILDRLGYRTVSLSLDDLYKTYSDRLVLTQQDPRLIWRGPPGTHDVDLGLKVLDQIRQSQSSVMLPRFDKSAYGGAGDRTTPEIVTGVDIVLFEGWFVGVRPIDPKVFDTAPPPILTEKDRVFARDMNHRLHDYLPLWERLDSLILLYPTDYRCSLAWRKQAEQQMIAGGKSGMSDAEIEEFVNYFWRSLHPELFIKPLLKDTAAVELAIEIHADHSFGEVYGN from the coding sequence ATGAATTTGTGGCTGGGTGAAATTTTGACAACCGATGCGGTGGCGGAAACCTGGCAGCAGCAAGCTAGAGTTGCAGCGCTAGCAGATCGGTTAAGGGCTAAAGCTTTTGGGATCGCGCCGGAAAATGTCGATGAAGCGATCAAAGAGCGATCGCATTTACTAAAATCTGTCTTGCCAGCTTTTAAGCAATTCTGCCAAACTACCCTCCAAAAGGAACCCCAGGAAATGTTACCAGTTTTGTGGGACTTGTGGCTTCCTTTGGGAATCAAACTAGCATTGCACCGCCAACAATTGGGACGTCCCCTGATTCAGGGAATATTAGGAGGACAAGGCACAGGTAAAACCACAACCTGCAAAATTCTCAGTTTGATTCTCGATCGCTTGGGATACCGGACTGTGAGTTTATCTTTGGATGACTTATATAAAACTTACAGCGATCGCTTGGTTTTAACACAGCAAGATCCCCGCTTAATTTGGCGTGGGCCGCCAGGAACCCACGATGTAGACTTAGGCTTAAAGGTACTAGATCAAATCCGCCAGTCGCAAAGTTCAGTGATGCTTCCCCGCTTTGATAAATCTGCTTATGGAGGCGCTGGCGATCGCACTACTCCAGAAATCGTTACAGGTGTAGATATTGTACTATTTGAAGGTTGGTTTGTGGGTGTACGACCAATCGACCCAAAAGTATTTGATACAGCACCGCCGCCAATTCTCACTGAGAAGGATAGAGTATTCGCCCGTGATATGAATCATCGCCTCCACGATTATTTACCACTGTGGGAGCGATTAGACAGTTTAATTTTGCTTTATCCCACCGATTATCGCTGTTCTTTGGCGTGGCGTAAACAGGCGGAACAGCAGATGATTGCTGGGGGTAAGTCAGGGATGAGCGATGCAGAGATAGAAGAATTTGTCAATTATTTTTGGCGATCGCTTCACCCGGAATTATTCATCAAGCCGTTGCTAAAAGATACCGCAGCAGTTGAACTAGCGATCGAGATTCATGCCGATCATAGTTTTGGTGAAGTGTATGGCAATTAG
- a CDS encoding DUF2231 domain-containing protein, with translation MFEYFTSLNDHNLPYPDTVHPIVVHFVIAMVLFSFVCDVIGYFTGKSSLFEVSWWNMLVATIAIFVAIIFGQFEAGLAQPYSLAKSVLNLHTLIGWSLSGIITAITAWRYVIRARNPQKVPIYYLGAGLVLTLIVGLQVYLGDELVWIYGLHTVPVVEAVKDGLLR, from the coding sequence ATGTTTGAGTATTTTACATCTTTGAACGACCACAATTTACCTTATCCAGATACGGTTCACCCCATCGTTGTCCACTTCGTAATTGCGATGGTTTTATTTTCCTTTGTCTGTGATGTAATTGGCTATTTTACTGGTAAATCCAGTCTTTTTGAGGTGAGTTGGTGGAATATGTTAGTTGCCACGATCGCCATCTTCGTCGCGATTATTTTTGGTCAGTTTGAAGCGGGATTAGCACAGCCTTACAGCCTAGCTAAATCGGTGCTAAATTTGCATACGCTAATTGGTTGGTCGCTTTCAGGAATTATCACAGCGATTACAGCTTGGCGTTATGTAATTCGTGCCCGCAACCCGCAAAAAGTACCGATTTATTATTTGGGCGCCGGACTAGTTTTAACCCTAATAGTTGGCTTACAGGTCTATCTCGGCGATGAACTTGTTTGGATATATGGATTGCATACCGTGCCAGTTGTGGAAGCAGTAAAGGATGGTCTGTTGCGATGA
- the ctaD gene encoding cytochrome c oxidase subunit I: MTNVPIEGILLPDEKHNHESPSSWKEYFSFSTDHKVIGIQYLVTSFFFFLVGGIFAMVMRGELMTPESDLVDRTVYNGMFTMHGTVMLFLWTFPSLVGFANYLVPLMIGARDMAFPRLNAVAFWMVPVVGILMMGSFFVPGGPAQAGWWSYPPVSLQNPTGNLINGQVLWLLAVAISGVSSIMGAVNFVTTIVKMRAPGMGFFKMPLFVWAVFSAQIIQLFGLPALTAGAVMLLLDLTAGTAFFDPAKGGNPVMFQHYFWFYSHPAVYVIILPVFGIFSEIFPVYSRKPLFGYKVVAISSILIAVVSGIVWVHHMYVSGTPGWMRLIFMLTTMCVSVPTGIKVFAWVATIWGGKLRLNTAMLFALGGLVMFVFAGITGIMLSSVPVDVHVNNTYFVVGHFHYVLYGTVTMGLFAAIYHWFPKMTGRMYSESWGKIHFWLAFIGTNLNFLPMHPLGLQGMLRRVASYAPEYQFWNIIASLGGFLLGMSTLPFIFNMVISWMQGEKAPANPWRAIGLEWLVSSPPPVENFEETPIIISEPYGYGKSEPLTANLPE; encoded by the coding sequence ATGACTAATGTTCCTATTGAAGGCATTCTTCTCCCTGATGAGAAGCATAACCACGAATCTCCGAGTAGCTGGAAAGAATACTTCAGCTTTAGTACCGACCATAAAGTTATTGGTATCCAGTATCTCGTTACCTCATTTTTCTTCTTTCTCGTCGGCGGTATATTTGCGATGGTGATGCGGGGAGAACTGATGACACCCGAATCAGATTTAGTTGATCGCACTGTCTACAACGGTATGTTCACCATGCACGGCACTGTAATGCTGTTCTTGTGGACATTTCCCTCACTGGTTGGTTTTGCCAACTATTTAGTACCCCTGATGATTGGGGCGCGAGATATGGCATTTCCCCGCCTCAACGCCGTCGCCTTTTGGATGGTACCAGTAGTTGGGATTTTGATGATGGGTAGCTTCTTTGTCCCTGGAGGCCCTGCCCAAGCTGGCTGGTGGTCTTACCCGCCAGTCAGTCTCCAGAATCCCACAGGTAACTTGATTAATGGTCAAGTTCTCTGGCTGTTAGCAGTGGCAATATCCGGCGTATCCTCAATTATGGGGGCAGTGAACTTTGTCACCACCATCGTCAAGATGCGGGCCCCAGGAATGGGCTTCTTCAAAATGCCGTTGTTTGTTTGGGCAGTCTTTAGCGCCCAAATCATCCAACTATTTGGACTTCCAGCACTGACAGCTGGTGCGGTGATGCTGCTACTTGACCTTACCGCTGGCACCGCCTTTTTTGACCCCGCCAAAGGTGGAAATCCAGTAATGTTCCAACATTACTTCTGGTTCTACTCCCACCCAGCCGTTTACGTGATTATTTTGCCTGTCTTCGGCATTTTCTCAGAAATCTTCCCAGTTTATTCACGTAAACCCCTATTTGGTTACAAAGTAGTTGCCATTTCATCTATCTTGATTGCCGTAGTTAGCGGCATTGTTTGGGTACACCACATGTACGTCAGCGGTACTCCTGGGTGGATGCGGTTGATTTTCATGCTGACAACAATGTGTGTATCTGTCCCCACAGGAATTAAAGTATTTGCTTGGGTAGCAACTATTTGGGGCGGTAAACTGCGGCTAAATACTGCTATGCTGTTTGCCTTGGGCGGATTAGTCATGTTTGTCTTCGCCGGAATCACAGGCATTATGCTTTCTTCCGTGCCCGTTGATGTCCACGTTAACAATACCTACTTTGTAGTCGGACACTTCCACTACGTCCTCTACGGCACCGTGACGATGGGCTTATTTGCAGCCATCTATCACTGGTTCCCCAAAATGACCGGGCGGATGTACTCCGAAAGCTGGGGTAAAATCCATTTTTGGTTAGCCTTCATCGGCACCAACCTCAACTTTTTGCCCATGCACCCCTTGGGATTGCAAGGAATGTTACGCCGAGTTGCTTCCTACGCCCCAGAGTATCAATTTTGGAACATCATCGCCAGCCTCGGCGGATTCCTCTTAGGAATGTCCACCTTGCCCTTCATCTTCAACATGGTGATTTCTTGGATGCAAGGCGAGAAAGCACCCGCTAACCCTTGGCGAGCAATTGGACTAGAGTGGTTAGTTTCTTCACCCCCCCCAGTAGAAAACTTTGAAGAAACTCCCATCATCATCTCCGAACCCTATGGCTACGGCAAATCAGAACCCTTAACAGCCAACCTGCCAGAATAA
- the gatA gene encoding Asp-tRNA(Asn)/Glu-tRNA(Gln) amidotransferase subunit GatA — protein sequence MASIRELHQQLIEKERSAVEITQEALDRIQALEPKLHSFLCVTAERALEQANAVDAKIAAGEEIGLLAGIPIGIKDNMCTKGVPTTCASRILENFVPPYESTATQKLADIGAVMVGKTNLDEFAMGSSTENSAYQVTANPWDLSRIPGGSSGGSAAAVSSQECVVALGSDTGGSIRQPASFCGVVGMKPTYGLVSRYGLVAYASSLDQIGPFAKTVEDAAILLNAIAGYDPKDSTSLKVAIPNYAANLKPDFKPRGQLRIGVIKETFGEGLDPVVEQAVTKAVDQLQSLGAEIHIISCPRFRYGLPTYYIIAPSEASANLARYDGVKYGYRAPDADNLLSMYTRTRAAGFGTEVKRRIMIGTYALSAGYYDAYYLKAQKVRTLIKQDFEKAFQTVDVLVCPTSPTTAFKAGEKTTDPLSMYLTDLMTIPVNLAGLPSLSLPCGFDDQGLPIGLQLIGNVLREDQLFQVAYAYEQSTTWHLRKPQIS from the coding sequence ATGGCATCCATCCGCGAGTTGCACCAACAACTGATTGAAAAAGAACGTTCTGCCGTCGAAATTACCCAAGAAGCTTTAGATCGCATTCAAGCGTTAGAGCCAAAATTACACAGCTTTTTATGTGTTACCGCAGAACGGGCATTAGAGCAGGCAAATGCTGTGGATGCCAAAATTGCTGCGGGAGAGGAAATTGGCCTGCTAGCAGGGATTCCTATAGGTATTAAAGACAATATGTGTACCAAGGGAGTTCCCACTACCTGCGCCTCCCGGATTTTGGAAAATTTCGTGCCGCCTTATGAATCAACCGCAACGCAAAAACTGGCAGATATTGGGGCGGTAATGGTTGGCAAAACCAACTTAGATGAGTTTGCAATGGGTAGTTCCACAGAAAACTCCGCTTACCAAGTCACAGCTAATCCTTGGGATTTGTCACGAATTCCAGGTGGTTCTTCAGGAGGTTCTGCGGCGGCTGTGTCATCTCAAGAATGCGTAGTTGCTCTTGGTTCTGATACTGGCGGTTCGATTCGCCAACCTGCATCTTTCTGCGGTGTGGTGGGGATGAAACCAACTTATGGTTTGGTTTCTCGTTATGGCTTGGTGGCTTACGCTTCGTCTTTAGATCAAATTGGGCCATTTGCCAAGACAGTAGAAGATGCGGCAATATTATTGAATGCGATCGCAGGTTACGATCCCAAAGACTCCACCAGCCTGAAAGTTGCCATTCCCAACTATGCTGCTAACTTAAAACCAGACTTCAAACCCAGAGGTCAGCTAAGAATTGGTGTTATTAAAGAAACTTTTGGTGAAGGTTTAGACCCTGTAGTAGAACAAGCTGTTACCAAAGCAGTAGATCAACTACAAAGTTTGGGAGCAGAGATTCATATCATTTCCTGTCCCCGTTTTCGCTATGGCTTACCCACTTACTACATCATCGCCCCATCAGAAGCATCAGCAAACCTGGCTCGTTACGATGGCGTTAAATATGGGTATCGCGCTCCTGATGCAGATAATCTGCTATCGATGTACACTCGTACTCGCGCCGCTGGTTTTGGTACAGAAGTCAAACGCCGGATTATGATTGGCACTTATGCTCTTTCCGCTGGCTATTATGACGCTTACTACCTTAAAGCGCAAAAAGTCCGCACCTTGATTAAGCAAGACTTTGAAAAGGCTTTTCAAACGGTTGATGTGTTGGTTTGTCCCACATCTCCCACTACAGCATTCAAAGCAGGGGAAAAAACTACTGATCCCTTAAGTATGTACTTAACTGACTTGATGACTATTCCTGTAAATCTTGCTGGTTTACCTAGTTTAAGTTTGCCATGTGGTTTTGACGATCAAGGGCTACCGATAGGATTACAGCTAATTGGTAATGTACTGCGAGAAGACCAGCTTTTTCAGGTAGCTTATGCTTATGAGCAATCCACTACTTGGCATCTGCGTAAACCACAAATATCTTGA
- a CDS encoding DUF565 domain-containing protein, translating to MQNTRLNNLFDAVATRLGQWFLNPWRRLSLLIISFLFGFFLGNAVSTTAGQRAELDIVAAGFLVLLTEITSRIFYSRSFLSRRSLLIDSLNLLKVGFTYSLFLEAFKLGS from the coding sequence ATGCAAAACACTCGTCTCAATAACTTGTTCGATGCCGTTGCTACACGCTTGGGGCAATGGTTTTTAAATCCTTGGCGGCGGCTATCGTTGCTGATAATTAGTTTTTTGTTCGGTTTTTTTCTGGGAAATGCAGTTTCCACGACAGCTGGACAACGAGCAGAATTAGATATTGTGGCAGCTGGTTTTTTAGTACTGTTGACGGAAATTACCAGTAGGATATTTTATAGTCGCAGCTTTTTGTCAAGGCGATCGCTCTTGATAGACTCATTGAATCTCCTCAAAGTTGGTTTCACCTACAGCCTGTTTCTCGAAGCCTTCAAGCTGGGATCGTAG
- a CDS encoding DUF2231 domain-containing protein, with amino-acid sequence MNSELINQLTDSLGANGLPYTIPIHPNLVHLTIGLFIIGMTFDIVGVLFPFEKWVFKFLAITVERDNLFAVGWYNMLAASIITFFTVAAGFYEMLLATPPADMKSAWGLQAMETMLWHGVGGVFLLALIVGMTIWRAWQRFVWGKQEYKQTDREVQWIYLFAGIAIMFILYIHGTLGAQLAAEFGVHNTADNLLRLGQDLNTTLK; translated from the coding sequence ATGAACTCAGAATTAATTAACCAATTAACCGACTCTCTAGGCGCAAACGGATTACCTTACACAATTCCCATTCATCCCAACCTAGTCCATCTGACAATAGGTTTGTTCATCATTGGGATGACCTTTGATATCGTTGGTGTTCTGTTCCCCTTTGAAAAATGGGTCTTCAAATTTTTGGCAATTACTGTGGAACGTGACAACTTATTTGCTGTTGGTTGGTACAACATGTTAGCTGCCAGCATCATCACATTTTTCACAGTAGCAGCAGGCTTTTACGAAATGCTATTGGCAACACCACCAGCTGATATGAAGAGTGCCTGGGGATTGCAGGCAATGGAAACTATGCTTTGGCATGGTGTGGGTGGTGTGTTCTTATTAGCACTGATTGTTGGTATGACCATCTGGAGAGCTTGGCAGCGCTTCGTTTGGGGCAAACAAGAATATAAACAGACAGATAGAGAAGTGCAATGGATCTATCTGTTCGCAGGCATCGCAATCATGTTCATTCTGTACATCCACGGCACACTAGGAGCGCAACTAGCCGCCGAATTTGGCGTACACAATACAGCAGATAATCTGCTGCGATTAGGCCAAGACCTAAACACAACACTCAAGTAA
- a CDS encoding heme-copper oxidase subunit III, protein MDSYINSHELPHTAAEHTHDEEGNKMFGFIVFLLSESVIFLSFFAGYAIYKTTTPNWLPAGVSGLEVKEPAINTVILVASSFVIYLAERALQRHDLVKFRLFLIATMAMGTYFLVGQAIEWNGLAFGFTSGVFGGTFYLLTGFHGLHVFTGILLQLIILIRSFLPGNYDTGHFGVNATSLFWHFVDVIWIILFILIYVWQ, encoded by the coding sequence ATGGACAGCTATATCAATTCCCACGAATTGCCCCACACCGCCGCAGAACATACTCACGACGAAGAAGGCAACAAAATGTTTGGCTTCATCGTCTTCCTCCTCTCAGAAAGTGTCATTTTCTTGAGTTTTTTCGCCGGATATGCCATCTACAAAACAACAACCCCTAACTGGCTACCAGCTGGTGTTTCTGGACTAGAAGTAAAAGAACCAGCAATCAACACAGTAATTCTTGTTGCGAGTAGCTTTGTAATTTACTTAGCAGAACGCGCCCTTCAACGCCACGACTTAGTAAAATTTCGCCTGTTTCTCATAGCAACAATGGCGATGGGAACTTACTTTTTAGTTGGACAGGCGATTGAATGGAACGGCCTCGCCTTTGGTTTCACTTCAGGAGTATTTGGTGGAACATTCTATCTGCTTACAGGTTTCCACGGTTTGCACGTGTTCACTGGTATCCTGTTGCAGTTAATAATTTTGATACGTTCTTTCCTACCTGGCAATTACGATACAGGTCACTTTGGTGTCAATGCAACTTCATTATTCTGGCACTTCGTCGATGTTATCTGGATTATTTTGTTTATCCTGATCTATGTTTGGCAGTAA
- a CDS encoding OB-fold nucleic acid binding domain-containing protein, which yields MIKIATRKYLGKQNVYDIGVERDHNFAIKNGLIASNCFNKSHSTAYGYVTYQTAYLKANYPLEYMAALLTANSGDTDKVQRYITNCTNMGISIDPPDINRSGVDFTPTAGKILFGFSAVRNVGQNAIACILEARNETGEFKTLADFCDRVDLRAVNRRTLESLIYCGAFDKIESNRQQLINDSELVYDWAQSRAKDRASGQGNLFDLLGDGFSSAQNKRANNAFETAPKSKPVIDLPPQKKLQMEKELLGFYVSDHPLKSLRQIAPLLTPINLSQLGEQREDTRLCAVVMLNNVKKVVTKKGDQMAILQIEDLTTQSEAVVFPKTYERISSLLQVDTRLIIWGKVDRRDEQTQFILEDAEPVETVQMVMVELNPQQAGNMEDLHRLKTILQEHSVDKEKAKMPVIGIIQTETSRKLVRLGWQFCVQDSRITVQALQNASFPAHIKSLTGS from the coding sequence ATGATAAAAATAGCCACACGCAAATATTTAGGTAAACAAAATGTCTATGACATTGGGGTTGAGCGTGACCATAATTTTGCGATCAAAAATGGCTTAATAGCTTCTAATTGTTTCAATAAATCTCATTCGACTGCCTATGGTTATGTAACTTATCAAACAGCATATTTAAAAGCTAATTACCCATTGGAATATATGGCGGCACTGTTAACGGCTAACAGTGGTGATACCGATAAGGTGCAGCGATATATTACGAACTGTACAAATATGGGGATTTCCATAGACCCGCCAGATATTAATCGTTCTGGTGTTGATTTTACACCGACGGCAGGCAAGATTTTGTTTGGATTTTCGGCAGTGCGTAACGTGGGACAAAATGCGATCGCTTGTATTTTGGAAGCGAGAAATGAGACAGGAGAGTTTAAAACACTCGCTGATTTTTGCGATCGCGTCGATTTGCGCGCTGTTAACCGCCGCACCCTGGAGTCGCTGATTTACTGTGGAGCCTTTGACAAAATTGAATCCAACCGTCAACAGTTAATTAACGACTCAGAATTAGTGTATGATTGGGCACAATCTCGCGCCAAAGACAGAGCTAGTGGTCAAGGGAATCTGTTTGATTTATTAGGTGATGGATTTTCTTCGGCTCAGAACAAGAGAGCAAATAATGCCTTTGAAACTGCTCCCAAATCTAAACCTGTGATAGATTTGCCCCCACAAAAAAAGTTGCAGATGGAGAAAGAATTACTAGGTTTTTATGTATCAGATCATCCACTGAAATCCTTACGGCAAATAGCACCACTTTTGACTCCAATTAATCTTTCACAGTTGGGAGAACAAAGAGAAGATACAAGGCTTTGTGCAGTTGTGATGTTAAATAATGTCAAAAAAGTGGTGACGAAAAAAGGCGATCAGATGGCAATATTGCAAATAGAAGACCTAACTACACAATCAGAAGCCGTAGTTTTTCCGAAAACTTATGAACGCATTAGTTCTCTACTCCAAGTCGATACTAGATTGATTATTTGGGGAAAAGTAGATCGGCGTGATGAGCAAACTCAATTTATTCTTGAAGATGCAGAGCCAGTGGAAACAGTACAAATGGTGATGGTGGAATTAAATCCACAACAAGCAGGTAATATGGAAGATTTACATCGCTTGAAAACAATTTTGCAAGAGCATTCAGTAGATAAAGAAAAGGCAAAAATGCCAGTAATTGGAATTATTCAAACTGAAACTTCTCGCAAGCTTGTTCGCTTGGGTTGGCAATTTTGTGTACAAGATTCTAGAATTACCGTTCAAGCTTTGCAAAATGCTAGTTTTCCTGCTCATATAAAATCCCTGACTGGTAGCTGA